A window of Pyrobaculum aerophilum str. IM2 contains these coding sequences:
- the alaXM gene encoding alanyl-tRNA editing protein AlaXM has product MRTKLLYQEDSYIREFEATVLEVNGNEVILDRTAFHDGTGGVQADSGYIIFGNERYFAAASHKGGEVVHVLDRAPVFKPGDVVRGELDWEKRYKKMRLHTAAHILSAVLYDKYNALITGGEITHEYARDDFNIEGDMATVRKAFEEAVAVVNEIAQRGIEIKVYWLPREEALKIPGVVKLAERMPPDIPRLRIVEIPGVDVQADGGPHVKNTREIGVVKIIKVENRGKGKKRLYYTVE; this is encoded by the coding sequence ATGAGGACGAAGTTGTTGTACCAAGAGGACTCGTATATAAGAGAGTTTGAGGCAACAGTGCTGGAGGTTAATGGGAATGAAGTTATACTTGACAGAACTGCGTTTCATGACGGCACGGGGGGCGTACAAGCCGACAGCGGCTATATTATTTTCGGAAACGAGCGGTATTTTGCCGCGGCATCGCACAAGGGAGGCGAGGTTGTGCATGTATTAGACAGGGCGCCGGTTTTCAAGCCTGGGGATGTGGTGAGGGGGGAGTTGGACTGGGAGAAGCGGTATAAGAAAATGAGGCTTCACACAGCTGCTCACATATTATCGGCGGTTTTGTACGACAAATACAACGCGTTGATCACAGGCGGCGAAATTACTCACGAATATGCACGCGACGACTTTAACATCGAGGGGGATATGGCGACTGTTAGAAAGGCGTTTGAGGAGGCAGTTGCAGTGGTCAACGAGATAGCTCAAAGGGGCATTGAGATCAAGGTGTATTGGCTACCGAGGGAGGAGGCTCTTAAAATTCCAGGCGTTGTGAAACTCGCCGAGAGAATGCCGCCTGATATCCCGCGTCTCCGTATAGTGGAAATCCCCGGCGTAGACGTACAAGCGGATGGGGGGCCTCACGTGAAAAACACGCGCGAAATAGGCGTTGTTAAAATAATTAAGGTGGAGAACAGAGGGAAGGGGAAGAAGAGACTTTACTACACAGTGGAGTAG
- a CDS encoding PLP-dependent aminotransferase family protein has translation MNIGDLVSSRTQYMTASEIRELLRWATADVISFGGGMPDPSTFPVEDIAKIVAYVLEAYPHRALQYGSTEGVMELRQEIAKFSEFFRGIKAKPENVIITVGSQEALELLGRVFIDPGDVVITENPTYLAALQAWRVYQPRLVGIPMDEHGMMVDVLEEKVKQLKAEGARIKFIYTIPTAQNPSGLTMTQDRRKYLLEIAEKYDLLVVEDDPYSYFLFEQIEVSPIKALDKSDRVIYLSTASKIFAPGFRLGWVIANEEVIKWFNLAKQSLNLNTSNFVQYIFLEGLRRNVVLKNLPHVRDLYKRKRDAMLAALETYMPPGVSWTKPSGGMFIWVTTLQHIDTRELLKIAVTQYKVAFVPGHGFFVDQSVRNAMRLNFTYPSFEQINEGIRRLALAIKGA, from the coding sequence ATGAACATTGGAGATCTCGTCTCGTCCCGCACACAGTATATGACCGCGAGCGAGATAAGGGAGTTGCTGAGGTGGGCCACGGCCGATGTAATATCCTTCGGCGGCGGGATGCCGGATCCCTCCACGTTTCCAGTAGAGGACATTGCGAAAATCGTCGCGTATGTCCTGGAGGCCTATCCCCACAGGGCGTTGCAATACGGATCCACTGAGGGAGTAATGGAGCTGAGACAGGAAATCGCTAAGTTCAGCGAGTTTTTTAGGGGAATTAAGGCCAAGCCTGAGAACGTAATTATAACCGTTGGCAGTCAGGAGGCGCTTGAATTACTGGGCCGCGTGTTTATAGATCCTGGCGACGTGGTGATCACTGAAAACCCAACGTACCTAGCGGCTTTACAAGCGTGGAGGGTGTACCAACCCCGCCTGGTGGGCATACCAATGGACGAACACGGCATGATGGTAGATGTGCTGGAGGAGAAAGTCAAGCAGTTAAAGGCAGAGGGCGCTCGTATTAAATTCATATACACAATACCCACAGCACAAAACCCCTCCGGCCTCACAATGACGCAAGACAGAAGGAAGTATCTGCTGGAAATTGCGGAGAAATACGATCTGTTAGTAGTGGAGGACGACCCGTACTCTTATTTCCTCTTTGAGCAAATCGAAGTGTCGCCTATAAAAGCGCTTGATAAAAGCGACAGAGTTATATATTTGTCCACAGCCTCTAAAATCTTCGCGCCGGGCTTCCGCCTCGGCTGGGTTATAGCAAATGAAGAGGTGATAAAATGGTTTAACTTAGCAAAACAGTCATTAAACTTAAATACATCTAATTTTGTACAATATATATTTCTAGAGGGCCTTAGGAGAAATGTTGTGCTTAAAAACCTGCCTCACGTAAGGGATTTGTACAAGAGGAAAAGAGACGCCATGCTGGCGGCTTTAGAAACTTACATGCCCCCAGGCGTCAGTTGGACGAAGCCCAGCGGCGGGATGTTCATATGGGTCACAACGCTCCAGCATATAGATACAAGAGAATTATTGAAAATTGCAGTCACGCAGTATAAAGTGGCCTTTGTGCCAGGGCATGGGTTCTTTGTGGATCAGTCTGTAAGAAACGCAATGCGGCTCAATTTCACCTACCCCTCTTTTGAGCAGATAAATGAGGGCATTCGCCGGCTCGCCTTGGCGATAAAAGGCGCATGA
- a CDS encoding Fur family transcriptional regulator, which translates to MESAQLVQALKERGYRVTPQRLEVINIVLEKLMRREHPTFNDILNEVKQRMPSISASTVYSILKLLEDSGYVVSFEHNGRTYYDSVTPHVNVMCVNENKVIDIEDAEVIDLLKKRGIHPVAITVKAVCAGSQ; encoded by the coding sequence ATGGAGTCAGCCCAGTTAGTACAAGCGTTGAAGGAGAGGGGGTACAGAGTGACTCCCCAGAGGCTGGAGGTTATAAACATTGTGCTGGAAAAGCTCATGAGGAGAGAACACCCGACTTTTAACGACATATTAAATGAGGTAAAGCAGAGGATGCCCTCCATCAGCGCGAGCACGGTTTATTCAATTCTCAAGCTCCTAGAGGACTCGGGCTATGTAGTGTCTTTTGAGCACAACGGCAGGACTTATTACGACAGCGTGACTCCGCACGTCAATGTTATGTGCGTCAATGAAAACAAAGTAATCGACATTGAAGACGCCGAAGTAATTGATTTGTTAAAGAAGCGCGGGATTCACCCAGTGGCTATAACCGTAAAGGCCGTCTGCGCCGGGAGTCAGTAG
- a CDS encoding cation:proton antiporter: protein MESPLGAASIAVLFGVLLAYLLDRAGLPPFLGFFIAGGVVGKIFEVALPEIYLQVLISLVAFEVGRQLGISGLSPAAFFAVILETAFIVGLSALLFNLIGFTIGEALIVAVMMLSSSSLLTLKFSETLPKEARDIAISLTTLEDTVLFLSLSLLIGRATVESLPVNIVVVVTMGIVSLAFFTYIVRFIIGKDYALPFALATAFGFVYVVQYFNIASPFLGAFIAGYVFSRADAHGTHAKEASALSNLIVYAYMLAIGVSLPAPQLNLVFLALSVGVALMAVIIRAVSVFLGSLFITGNPRLSANIATSTAHISELSLSIPILAYNFGVVKNAELVFALSTAPMLTLFIAPLLWRQRHLVEEYAGKRIKELKATVAYERLYRVVTHAFITAAKLAVLMVAIALAVGYLGLASLAVLIPSSYFFVKYSREIYKDLLIALRELEEARYASIAVLTSTLSLALYVAVVLLQPVLQEHIYIVVFIMGILGYSLYVIYRELQRERTIRLSSSTT, encoded by the coding sequence GTGGAATCGCCTCTTGGAGCCGCGTCAATAGCGGTTCTCTTCGGAGTATTACTCGCCTATTTACTCGACAGAGCCGGCTTGCCTCCTTTCCTCGGCTTTTTTATAGCCGGCGGAGTTGTGGGGAAAATATTCGAAGTGGCGTTGCCTGAGATCTACCTCCAAGTCCTTATTTCCCTCGTGGCCTTTGAAGTGGGCAGGCAGTTGGGAATTAGCGGCTTGTCTCCCGCGGCTTTTTTCGCGGTGATTTTAGAGACGGCGTTTATCGTCGGCTTGTCGGCCCTGTTATTTAATCTAATTGGATTTACAATAGGAGAGGCGTTAATAGTTGCAGTGATGATGTTGAGCTCTTCAAGCTTGTTAACGTTAAAGTTTTCAGAAACTCTGCCAAAAGAGGCCAGAGATATTGCGATTTCATTAACTACTTTAGAGGACACAGTCCTCTTCTTGTCCCTAAGTCTTTTAATAGGCAGGGCCACTGTTGAGAGCCTTCCGGTGAATATAGTCGTTGTAGTAACAATGGGCATAGTTTCTCTCGCCTTCTTTACATACATTGTGAGGTTTATAATTGGAAAGGATTACGCACTGCCCTTTGCCTTGGCCACGGCTTTTGGCTTTGTCTACGTAGTTCAGTATTTCAACATCGCCTCCCCGTTTTTGGGGGCGTTTATCGCCGGCTATGTCTTCTCGAGGGCTGACGCACACGGGACGCACGCCAAGGAAGCTTCGGCGTTATCGAACTTAATAGTCTATGCCTACATGTTGGCCATCGGCGTTTCTTTGCCCGCTCCACAGCTTAACCTTGTTTTTCTCGCTCTTAGTGTCGGCGTGGCGCTAATGGCGGTTATCATTAGGGCTGTGTCCGTATTCCTCGGCTCTTTATTTATCACTGGAAACCCTAGGCTCTCGGCCAATATAGCCACGTCTACTGCGCACATCTCCGAGCTCTCGTTGTCAATTCCCATTTTGGCGTATAACTTCGGCGTTGTTAAGAACGCCGAGTTAGTATTTGCCCTCTCCACGGCGCCTATGTTGACTTTATTCATAGCGCCACTGTTATGGCGACAGCGCCATTTAGTAGAAGAATACGCAGGTAAAAGAATAAAGGAGCTGAAAGCCACAGTTGCCTACGAGAGGCTGTACAGAGTAGTGACACATGCCTTTATAACGGCGGCAAAACTGGCCGTGTTGATGGTCGCCATAGCGCTGGCCGTCGGTTATTTGGGCTTGGCGTCACTAGCAGTTCTCATACCCTCCTCTTATTTCTTTGTGAAATATTCCAGGGAGATTTACAAAGATCTATTAATAGCGTTGCGAGAACTAGAAGAGGCGCGTTATGCCAGTATAGCAGTTTTAACATCCACGTTATCGCTGGCGCTTTACGTGGCAGTAGTTCTCTTGCAACCCGTATTGCAAGAACATATATACATAGTCGTCTTCATAATGGGCATATTAGGCTATTCTCTTTACGTAATTTACCGGGAGTTACAAAGAGAGCGCACAATACGGTTGAGCTCGTCTACGACATAG
- the sucD gene encoding succinate--CoA ligase subunit alpha: MTVLVGPNTKVVVQGATGREGSFHLQRMLEYGTKVVAGVTPGKGGTTVHGVPVYDTVEEAVRRHGANASVIFVPARFAADALLEAVDAGVELSVVITEHIPVHETLRAVNYARARGVTVIGPNCPGIVAPPVRTKLGIMPNNIYQTPGKIAVVSRSGTLTYEISYQLVRAGFGINVAIGVGGDPIVGLDLMEATLKVAEDPEVDGVVVIGEVGGDAEERLARLYAEGVIKKPVVAYVAGRTAPPGKRMGHAGAIVMLGSGDATSKIEAFRAAGVPVAETPFEVPQLLAKLLKK; this comes from the coding sequence ATGACAGTGCTAGTCGGCCCTAATACTAAAGTCGTCGTACAAGGCGCCACTGGCCGCGAGGGCTCTTTCCACTTGCAGAGGATGCTTGAATACGGCACGAAGGTCGTGGCAGGAGTCACGCCCGGTAAAGGCGGCACAACTGTGCATGGAGTGCCGGTTTACGATACTGTCGAGGAGGCCGTCCGGAGACACGGCGCTAACGCCTCTGTGATATTCGTCCCGGCCAGATTTGCCGCAGACGCCCTTTTAGAGGCCGTAGACGCCGGGGTTGAGCTCTCTGTGGTGATTACAGAGCACATCCCAGTGCACGAAACTCTCCGCGCGGTGAATTATGCAAGGGCCAGGGGCGTTACTGTGATAGGGCCCAACTGCCCCGGCATTGTGGCCCCGCCCGTGAGGACTAAGCTGGGGATTATGCCGAATAACATATACCAGACGCCGGGTAAAATCGCTGTGGTTAGCAGATCCGGGACGCTGACCTATGAGATATCTTACCAGCTGGTACGGGCTGGCTTTGGCATTAACGTGGCCATAGGAGTCGGCGGCGATCCTATAGTGGGGCTTGACTTAATGGAGGCCACGCTAAAAGTCGCCGAAGATCCCGAAGTTGACGGCGTTGTAGTCATTGGGGAAGTCGGCGGCGACGCCGAGGAAAGGCTTGCAAGACTTTACGCAGAGGGAGTAATTAAAAAGCCAGTGGTGGCATATGTGGCGGGGCGCACGGCGCCGCCAGGCAAGCGCATGGGCCACGCAGGCGCAATTGTCATGTTGGGATCTGGCGACGCGACGAGCAAAATTGAGGCGTTTAGAGCCGCGGGAGTACCGGTGGCAGAGACGCCGTTTGAAGTGCCGCAGCTTTTGGCTAAACTCCTCAAGAAATAG
- a CDS encoding adenosine-specific kinase, with amino-acid sequence MSIKFELIDVPIPQGTNVIIGQAHFIKTVEDLYEALVTSVPGVKFGIAFCEASGKRLVRHEANDEELRNLAIDLCKKIAAGHVFVIYIRNAWPINVLNAIKNVPEVVRIFAATANPLKVIVAEVEPERRGVVGVVDGHSPLGVETEKDREERKKFLREVVKYKL; translated from the coding sequence ATGTCGATTAAGTTCGAATTAATCGACGTGCCAATACCCCAGGGCACAAATGTAATAATTGGACAGGCGCATTTCATTAAAACAGTGGAGGATTTATACGAGGCGCTTGTCACTTCTGTTCCCGGAGTGAAATTCGGCATAGCGTTTTGCGAGGCCTCCGGCAAGCGGTTGGTTAGACACGAGGCCAACGACGAGGAGCTTAGGAACTTGGCAATAGATTTATGTAAAAAAATTGCGGCCGGCCACGTCTTTGTTATATACATCCGCAACGCGTGGCCGATAAACGTCTTAAACGCCATAAAAAACGTGCCGGAGGTGGTGAGAATTTTCGCGGCCACGGCAAATCCGCTTAAAGTCATTGTGGCTGAGGTTGAGCCCGAGAGGCGCGGCGTTGTCGGCGTTGTGGACGGCCACTCGCCGCTTGGCGTAGAAACCGAAAAGGATAGGGAGGAGAGAAAGAAATTCTTGAGAGAAGTGGTTAAGTACAAGCTTTGA
- a CDS encoding NAD(P)/FAD-dependent oxidoreductase, producing MYDYVIVGAGIVGMAAAYHIRRLSPHSKVLVVDQNPGVGMGDTGRSAAAFRTAFTSWINRVLAKTSIDFYREVQRKGVDLGMRFVGYLFLVPEENAETMRKVAEELRTMGIAVEFYRKLDAPVRFRVSEDEEAREMGLPDVAFGLLVKEAGIMDPEKLVRYYYEEYTRLGGEVKFNTRVENIFFAPKRPLGIPGEPFVWQDVKVAGVETTNGVIEARNVILATGAWTERLMDALGFGLPLKPRKRQVFVVRADGELRRLLELGLADREYGPMFILPKGVYMRPEPGEGTFWVGVADRRPFRLEEPPEAEEALWRYGIYPVLTKYVPAVEGRVPQNAWAGHYDENVVDYQPIVDRLAEGLYVAAGTSGSGIMKADAIGRIAAYLALGYGKAELYGGVVVESNLLRHNRCFEEERLVI from the coding sequence ATGTACGATTACGTCATTGTAGGCGCGGGGATTGTGGGAATGGCCGCCGCGTATCACATACGCCGCCTATCTCCCCACTCGAAAGTCCTCGTGGTTGACCAAAACCCCGGCGTTGGCATGGGCGACACTGGAAGATCAGCCGCCGCGTTTAGAACAGCATTTACATCGTGGATTAACCGCGTCTTGGCTAAGACCAGCATAGACTTTTACCGGGAAGTACAGAGAAAAGGCGTTGATCTCGGCATGAGGTTTGTTGGTTACCTTTTTCTTGTCCCTGAGGAAAACGCTGAGACAATGCGTAAAGTCGCTGAGGAGCTGAGGACGATGGGAATAGCCGTGGAGTTTTACCGCAAGCTCGATGCGCCGGTGAGATTCAGAGTTTCGGAGGATGAGGAGGCCAGGGAAATGGGGCTTCCAGACGTTGCCTTCGGCCTCTTAGTTAAAGAGGCAGGCATTATGGATCCCGAAAAACTAGTTAGGTATTATTACGAGGAGTATACGAGACTGGGTGGAGAGGTCAAGTTCAATACGAGAGTTGAGAACATCTTTTTCGCCCCTAAGAGGCCGTTGGGAATCCCGGGCGAGCCGTTTGTTTGGCAAGACGTAAAAGTAGCCGGCGTTGAGACCACTAACGGCGTTATAGAGGCGAGGAACGTCATATTGGCGACAGGGGCGTGGACTGAAAGGCTAATGGACGCCCTGGGCTTTGGCTTGCCTCTAAAGCCTAGGAAGAGGCAGGTATTTGTAGTAAGGGCCGACGGCGAGTTAAGGCGGTTGCTTGAGCTGGGACTGGCGGACAGGGAGTACGGCCCCATGTTTATACTCCCCAAGGGAGTTTACATGAGGCCGGAGCCGGGGGAGGGGACCTTCTGGGTGGGAGTGGCCGATAGACGGCCCTTCCGCCTAGAGGAGCCTCCCGAGGCTGAGGAGGCGTTGTGGCGCTACGGCATATACCCAGTGCTGACTAAATACGTCCCCGCCGTTGAGGGCCGCGTGCCGCAAAACGCGTGGGCTGGGCATTATGACGAAAACGTCGTGGACTACCAGCCAATTGTGGACAGACTGGCCGAGGGCCTTTACGTCGCCGCGGGCACGAGCGGCTCGGGGATAATGAAGGCGGACGCTATCGGCAGAATTGCTGCGTATTTGGCACTGGGCTACGGGAAGGCGGAGTTATACGGCGGAGTTGTAGTGGAAAGCAACCTACTGCGCCACAATCGGTGTTTTGAGGAAGAGAGGCTTGTGATATGA
- the ilvA gene encoding threonine ammonia-lyase, producing the protein MILLEEAASVIREKQRESKIHRTPTLRSESLTRITGGEVFLKLESLQKTGSFKIRGAYFAMYKYIKEGYREFITASSGNHAQGVAYAAQLHGVKATVVMPETTPWLKVKKTQDYGANVILYGESYYEAEKKAMELVRGGVKFLHAYNDWYVISGQATLGLEIVEDVGDVDVVVVPIGGGGLISGVAYAVKKRRPGAKVIGVQASGAPAVYLSLKEGRPIVIEKVDTIADGIAIKSPGDITLKLIQEYVDDVVLVDDNEIVDAIYLLLERTRVVAEGAGAVAVAALMSGKINVSGKKVVAVVSGGNIDAPIFMRVLMKAMARQRRVIKLVGEVPDKPGTLAKASSFLASHNVNILEVFHERYDPEQRPNYVRLIFVVEIPGTLDVSKLLDELEKNGFFFRVASQ; encoded by the coding sequence ATGATCCTCCTGGAGGAGGCTGCGTCGGTAATAAGAGAAAAACAGCGGGAATCAAAAATCCATAGGACGCCGACTTTGAGGTCAGAGTCTCTGACTAGAATAACAGGCGGGGAGGTGTTCCTCAAGTTGGAATCGCTTCAAAAGACAGGCAGTTTCAAGATCAGGGGGGCATATTTTGCCATGTATAAATACATAAAGGAGGGTTATAGGGAGTTTATAACCGCCTCGTCGGGTAATCACGCGCAGGGAGTTGCCTATGCGGCACAATTACACGGAGTAAAGGCCACTGTTGTAATGCCTGAAACTACGCCTTGGCTCAAGGTTAAAAAGACCCAGGATTACGGCGCCAACGTTATATTATACGGCGAGAGTTATTACGAGGCGGAGAAAAAAGCCATGGAATTAGTACGCGGAGGAGTTAAGTTCCTCCACGCGTATAACGACTGGTACGTCATCTCGGGACAAGCCACTTTAGGCCTTGAGATTGTAGAGGATGTCGGTGACGTAGACGTAGTAGTTGTGCCAATAGGCGGCGGGGGGCTTATCTCCGGCGTTGCATATGCCGTGAAGAAGAGAAGGCCTGGGGCAAAGGTAATAGGGGTTCAAGCCAGCGGAGCGCCGGCGGTGTACTTGTCTTTAAAAGAGGGGCGGCCCATTGTGATTGAGAAAGTAGACACTATTGCCGACGGTATCGCTATTAAAAGCCCCGGCGACATTACGTTGAAATTAATACAAGAGTACGTAGACGACGTGGTGTTAGTAGACGACAATGAAATTGTAGATGCCATTTACCTCCTCCTTGAAAGGACAAGAGTAGTGGCTGAGGGCGCTGGGGCTGTTGCAGTGGCCGCGTTAATGTCGGGGAAAATTAACGTAAGTGGTAAAAAAGTAGTGGCGGTTGTCTCCGGCGGTAATATAGACGCGCCTATTTTTATGCGCGTTCTCATGAAGGCAATGGCGAGACAGAGGCGGGTGATTAAATTAGTCGGCGAAGTGCCTGACAAGCCTGGAACTCTTGCGAAGGCCTCTTCTTTCCTGGCCTCACACAATGTGAATATCCTAGAGGTTTTCCACGAGCGCTACGACCCGGAACAACGGCCTAATTATGTAAGACTCATATTTGTAGTGGAAATTCCAGGCACGTTAGACGTATCAAAGCTCTTAGACGAACTGGAAAAAAACGGCTTCTTTTTCAGAGTCGCCTCGCAGTAA
- the sucC gene encoding ADP-forming succinate--CoA ligase subunit beta has product MKLHEYEAKELFSKYGVKIPPGKVALTPEEVLKIAREIGAPVVLKAQVVVAGRGKAGGIKVANSPEEAYELSKRMFGMNIKGLIVKKLYVTKFVEVEREMYLSLIIDRASRRYLFLASPVGGMDIEEIAKTSPEKIKRVYVDPATGLRDYHVRSIVSWLGFKQGTSQWQQAASIVQAMYRIMVDYDAELVESNPLAVTKEGEVIPLDARVIVDDNALFKHPELEKALEEDPRDVTEFEAYAKKIGFHYVELDGDVGIIGNGAGLTMATMDLVYHFGGRPANFLDIGGGASREVVKEAVKVLLHHPRVKVIFVNIFGGITRADEVALGIKEALAESGGTNKKIVVRMKGTNEELGRAILAEIGVPLFDSAEEAAKKAVELARV; this is encoded by the coding sequence ATGAAACTACACGAATACGAGGCTAAGGAGTTATTTTCAAAATACGGAGTTAAAATCCCGCCTGGTAAAGTGGCGCTTACGCCTGAGGAGGTGTTGAAAATCGCCAGGGAGATAGGCGCCCCAGTGGTGCTAAAGGCGCAGGTGGTGGTGGCCGGAAGGGGCAAGGCAGGCGGCATAAAAGTGGCTAACTCCCCGGAGGAGGCATATGAGCTGTCTAAGAGAATGTTCGGGATGAATATCAAGGGGCTTATCGTGAAGAAGCTCTACGTGACTAAATTCGTAGAGGTTGAGCGCGAGATGTACCTCTCGCTTATTATAGACAGGGCGAGCCGCAGGTACCTCTTCCTCGCCTCTCCTGTTGGCGGCATGGATATAGAGGAAATCGCCAAGACGTCTCCTGAAAAAATCAAGAGGGTGTACGTCGACCCCGCCACGGGCCTTAGGGATTACCATGTGAGGTCTATAGTGTCGTGGCTAGGCTTCAAACAGGGCACTTCCCAGTGGCAACAAGCCGCGTCAATAGTACAGGCCATGTACAGAATAATGGTGGACTACGACGCGGAGCTTGTGGAGTCCAACCCCCTGGCCGTCACTAAAGAGGGGGAGGTTATACCGCTAGACGCCAGGGTTATTGTTGACGACAACGCGCTATTTAAACACCCGGAGCTGGAAAAGGCCCTTGAGGAAGATCCCAGGGACGTCACGGAATTTGAGGCTTACGCCAAGAAGATAGGGTTTCACTACGTAGAGCTTGATGGAGATGTCGGCATTATCGGCAACGGCGCCGGCCTCACTATGGCCACTATGGATTTAGTCTATCACTTTGGAGGCAGGCCGGCCAATTTCCTCGACATAGGTGGGGGGGCGAGCAGAGAGGTAGTTAAAGAGGCTGTGAAAGTCTTGCTCCACCACCCAAGAGTCAAGGTTATTTTCGTGAACATTTTCGGCGGCATTACCCGGGCGGATGAGGTGGCCCTGGGCATAAAAGAGGCGCTTGCAGAGAGCGGAGGGACGAATAAGAAAATCGTGGTGAGAATGAAGGGAACAAATGAGGAGCTCGGCAGGGCTATTCTCGCCGAAATAGGCGTGCCTCTCTTTGACAGCGCAGAAGAGGCCGCTAAAAAAGCCGTGGAGCTGGCGAGGGTATGA